A portion of the Rhinolophus sinicus isolate RSC01 linkage group LG03, ASM3656204v1, whole genome shotgun sequence genome contains these proteins:
- the LOC109435580 gene encoding non-secretory ribonuclease encodes MVPTQRDSQLCLLLLLGLLGMVISLHGAPGNLTATQWFYAQHINMTNPQCNIAMQPINYLYFGVYGTCKPINTFLHTAYATVANLCLTPNVTCPRSHYTNCHNSSIQVPITYCNLTNPSPYYMNCQYRTTVTRKIYIVACNYRTRRDSTTYQVVPVHLDCLI; translated from the coding sequence ATGGTTCCAACACAGCGGGATTCCCAGCTTTGCCTCCTTCTCCTGCTGGGGCTCTTGGGGATGGTAATCTCCCTCCATGGAGCACCCGGCAATCTGACAGCAACTCAGTGGTTTTATGCTCAGCACATAAATATGACCAACCCTCAATGCAACATCGCAATGCAGCCAATTAACTATCTTTATTTTGGTGTTTATGGGACATGCAAACCCATAAATACTTTCCTCCATACAGCGTATGCTACTGTAGCTAATCTTTGTCTGACCCCAAATGTAACCTGCCCTAGGAGTCACTATACAAATTGTCATAATAGCTCAATTCAAGTGCCTATAACGTACTGCAATCTCACAAATCCCTCACCATATTACATGAATTGCCAATATAGAACGACCGTAACACGGAAGATCTACATCGTTGCCTGTAACTACAGAACTCGAAGAGACAGTACTACATACCAGGTGGTTCCGGTTCACTTGGATTGCCTCATCTAA